The following coding sequences are from one Hyalangium minutum window:
- a CDS encoding sigma-54-dependent transcriptional regulator, with the protein MSEELQALASALHAARHFEQAALATLHPLLRMAEQALQASRFAGKGRLLRGMVHLRPAESYRRLVALEREALDTPAPSEDSLLLADGPRVSLLASASAWRAVVEHGCAVSIDVGQGTLQPHEGPARSLSAPSLVTAFTQESQQRLLSREATHVCVFPLRVPGERIDGMIALEASCMAALGQEFIWREASPRLQLIVDMAAPYLSALPPRPVKLPETDEFLPVVGSSMANLVGVLRIFAQQDETILVSGPTGAGKSRLARWCHERSARRQRRFESLDLMTVPEELQMSELFGWRKGAFSGAVKDNPGCLARAEGGTLFIDEIDKLSLKAQAGLLHVLEDRTYRALGDAGSEQRANVRFIVGTNADLLDAVRRGTFREDLYYRINVLPVRVPPLDERRDEVGPWARYMLARHHREKNPAGVARLASEAEQRLEQSPWPGNLRQLDNIIRRAYTLAMVELGGASQELELREAHIRQALAYEGGAQSSALVDALSLAARAFVLEAQRRQAPLDIDLAESFRGFVLAEAVQQVGREEAFKLVGRESLVRSRNHLKALRQELKKAEALCAEVKQPVPASLSKAGSDEAS; encoded by the coding sequence ATGTCCGAGGAACTCCAGGCCCTGGCGTCCGCGCTGCATGCGGCCAGGCACTTCGAGCAGGCTGCGCTCGCCACGCTCCATCCCTTGCTGCGGATGGCCGAGCAGGCGCTGCAAGCCAGCCGCTTCGCTGGCAAGGGCCGCCTGCTGCGAGGCATGGTGCACCTGCGGCCCGCGGAGTCCTACCGGCGGTTGGTGGCGCTGGAGCGCGAGGCGCTGGACACCCCCGCTCCGAGCGAGGATTCGCTGCTGCTGGCCGATGGCCCTCGGGTGTCGTTGCTGGCCTCGGCCTCCGCGTGGCGTGCGGTGGTGGAGCACGGCTGCGCGGTCTCCATCGACGTGGGCCAGGGGACGCTGCAGCCCCACGAGGGGCCCGCACGGAGCCTCTCCGCGCCCAGCCTGGTGACGGCCTTCACTCAGGAGAGCCAGCAGCGGCTGTTGAGCCGTGAGGCCACCCACGTCTGCGTCTTCCCGCTGCGCGTGCCGGGCGAGCGCATCGACGGGATGATCGCGCTGGAGGCCAGCTGCATGGCCGCGCTCGGCCAGGAGTTCATCTGGAGAGAGGCGAGTCCCCGGCTGCAGCTCATCGTGGACATGGCCGCCCCCTACCTGTCGGCCCTGCCCCCTCGCCCCGTGAAGCTCCCGGAGACGGACGAGTTCCTTCCCGTGGTGGGCTCGTCCATGGCCAACCTCGTCGGGGTGCTCCGCATCTTCGCGCAGCAGGATGAGACGATCCTGGTCAGCGGTCCCACGGGCGCTGGCAAGTCCCGGCTGGCCCGTTGGTGCCACGAGCGCTCCGCCCGCAGGCAGCGCCGCTTCGAGAGCCTTGATTTGATGACGGTCCCCGAGGAGCTTCAGATGTCCGAGCTCTTCGGCTGGCGCAAGGGAGCGTTCTCGGGCGCGGTGAAGGACAACCCCGGCTGTCTGGCGCGGGCCGAGGGCGGCACGCTGTTCATCGACGAGATCGACAAGCTGTCGCTCAAGGCGCAGGCGGGGCTGCTGCATGTGCTGGAGGACCGCACCTACCGCGCGCTGGGCGATGCGGGGAGCGAGCAGCGGGCCAACGTGCGCTTCATCGTGGGCACCAACGCGGATCTGCTCGACGCGGTTCGCAGAGGCACCTTCCGGGAGGACCTCTACTACCGCATCAACGTGCTGCCCGTGCGGGTGCCTCCGCTGGACGAGCGCCGGGACGAGGTGGGCCCGTGGGCGCGCTACATGCTGGCGCGGCACCACCGGGAGAAGAACCCTGCGGGGGTGGCGCGGCTGGCCTCGGAAGCCGAGCAGCGGCTGGAGCAGAGCCCCTGGCCCGGTAACTTGCGGCAGCTCGACAACATCATCCGCCGCGCCTACACGCTCGCCATGGTGGAGCTGGGTGGCGCCAGCCAGGAGCTGGAGCTGCGAGAGGCCCACATCCGGCAGGCGCTGGCGTACGAGGGCGGGGCGCAGAGCTCCGCGCTGGTGGATGCGCTGTCCCTGGCCGCGCGAGCCTTCGTGCTCGAGGCGCAGCGCCGCCAGGCTCCGCTCGACATCGACTTGGCGGAGAGCTTCCGAGGTTTCGTGCTGGCCGAGGCCGTGCAGCAGGTGGGGCGCGAGGAGGCCTTCAAGCTGGTGGGGCGCGAATCCTTGGTGCGGAGCCGCAACCACCTCAAGGCGCTGCGGCAGGAGCTGAAGAAGGCGGAGGCGCTGTGCGCCGAGGTGAAGCAGCCGGTCCCGGCCTCGCTGAGCAAGGCCGGGAGCGACGAGGCTTCGTGA
- a CDS encoding SDR family NAD(P)-dependent oxidoreductase: MRFEGKSALITGASEGIGFAIAAGLVKEGARVVMVARREEVLAEAARKLGPNASYLVGDVASTETAERAVEAAVSRHGGLDLLVNNAGILRPGTVAELSMEDVDAMLAVNLRSAVAFTHSAVKPLSQRKGAAILMISSAVGRIPLPGMSVYGATKAAMQHLTLTWAIELAEKGIRVNCLCPGAIETPAFRAAAQQIPHLEQWTLANSLIKRMAPAEELARHALTLLDEKEGGFVTGAVWDVDGGYQLQRFLG; encoded by the coding sequence ATGCGCTTCGAAGGAAAGTCGGCCTTGATCACCGGGGCCAGCGAGGGAATTGGGTTCGCGATCGCGGCGGGCCTGGTCAAGGAGGGCGCGCGGGTGGTGATGGTCGCCCGGCGCGAGGAGGTGCTCGCGGAGGCCGCGCGCAAGCTGGGGCCCAACGCGTCGTATCTCGTGGGAGATGTGGCGAGCACGGAGACGGCCGAGCGCGCGGTCGAGGCTGCCGTGAGCCGCCACGGAGGGTTGGACCTGCTCGTGAACAACGCGGGCATCCTGCGCCCCGGGACGGTGGCGGAGCTGTCCATGGAAGACGTGGACGCGATGCTCGCCGTGAACCTGCGCTCGGCGGTGGCGTTCACCCACTCGGCCGTGAAGCCCCTGAGCCAGCGGAAGGGCGCGGCCATCCTGATGATCTCATCCGCCGTGGGGCGCATCCCCCTGCCGGGCATGTCCGTCTACGGCGCCACGAAGGCGGCGATGCAGCACCTGACCCTGACCTGGGCCATCGAGCTCGCGGAGAAGGGGATTCGTGTGAACTGCTTGTGCCCGGGGGCCATCGAGACTCCCGCCTTCCGTGCGGCGGCTCAGCAGATTCCACACCTGGAGCAGTGGACGCTCGCCAACAGCCTGATCAAGCGCATGGCGCCCGCCGAGGAGCTGGCGCGGCATGCCTTGACGCTGCTGGACGAGAAGGAGGGCGGGTTCGTCACGGGCGCCGTCTGGGATGTGGACGGCGGCTACCAGCTCCAGCGCTTCCTGGGGTGA